ATCACAGTAAGTTTCACAAATATGACAGCAATATCATAGATTTTTAAACAATTAAACTTGGGCATCACATAGATCCATATTAAGATAACTTGAAGTGCATAGAACATTTCAAACACATAGATCCACAAATAGCAAACACATAGTTCCACGTAGTTTTACAACCACTAGACAAGTTCAACCAAACGAAGTTCAACCAAACTAAAAGAGCCAAGTATCGAAAAGCATAATCAGTTGCTCCTTCCCCTCTTGAAAGTACAGTCCTCGTTACTCCTTGAACGAGTCTCTTCGGTCTTCTTCTTGGGCCGTCGAGGAACCGGTCTCTGGAAAGGGTCCGGACTCAGCAAATCCTTCTTCTTCGGATTCCTCTTCGGCAGCTAAGATGCTTGAGATGTTTGAGTTGGTGGAGGTCCATAATCTTCATCGTACTCCTCCTCCCCGttgctctcctcctcctcctccccttcttcatgtggcctcctcttcctcatcctcttcctcctcctcctcctcctcctcctcctcctcctcaacgaCGAGGGAGCATGGCTCGATGAGCCGATGAGACCCTGTGTGGCTACAGGCTGATAAGCTTCAACTGACCCAGCTCCAGCACACCCAAGCAGCCCTACCAGCTTGCGACAACGCTTCACGGACTTCTGCACTCACAATGAAACAAGGGCATAATAAGTATCAGATCGATTGATTGCAAGTGAACAAGATGCATCTGTTTCGAGGAGGCTGAAATTGTACCTTCATGGCCCCCCTCACTTTGTTCTTAGATTGTACGCCCTCGGGGAAATCACCTAGTGCATCTGAGGCTTCAAAGATGCATCTGTTCAGCTCACCAGACTGCAACGGCATAAGTCAGTCACGATGACGAATAAACTAATTTAAATACAACCGTCGGTTCAAACTTACCACTCTGTTGATGAGGGGTGCAAACTCCCTAAATCCACTGTGCATGTTTCTGATTCCGGTCTGGTAGGCCTCTTCCTCGGGGTCATCCCTCTCCAGCTCCGCGATGTCTTCCGCCATCCACCGAGGCCTGAGACGAAGACGGTGCTTCTGGTCATCATCGTACCACCTCATGTGTCGGCCCAGGTAAGCATCCCAGTCAGTCACTTTCCTCTCCACGTCTTTACGGTACCTCCGTCGGTCCTCTCCACTCGACGGGTGAGTGCATGACCCTCGATCGGCATGGCAGTAATCATCTCCCAGTCCTCGAGGGTCACCGTCATCTCCCCGCATGGCAGATGGAAAGAATGGGTCTCCGGTCGCCACCGGTCAATCAGAGCTGTGAGAGCTGCGTGGACAAGCGTCGGCGGCTGACGCTTGAACTACAACACGAAACCCAACAGACAGACTTTCTTGAAGAACGGCGCGTAGCGATCGTCGTAGTCCATATGCCCATGAACCCCGTGACCCCTCATGCGCAGTGGCTGGAGCATCTGTCAAAAAGTGAACGCCAAAAGTTAGGAAATTATTTTCATCAATCCGAAACTTTGATCAATATTTCATTCGTATCACTTACCTCTCCGTTCTCTATGAACCGGGCACGATGACCCTTGTCGAATGCCCAGTCCAGCATGGAGTATCGTGAGCCGATGTTGTCCGCAAGAGGTGGCCGCCTTAATAAAATTTCATAAACAAAAGCACCATAAGCATAAAGCATACATAAACAAAAAATGAACTCaaatcatatcaacatgcatcatatcaaaataaaattttAAGCATATTCCTCCAACAACAACAACTACACATGATGGATCaaatcatatcaacatgcatcatatcaaaataaaattttAAGGATATTCCTCCTCCAACAACAACTACACATGATGGATCaaatcatatcaacatgcatcatatcaaaaaaaTCCTCCAACATACATCATATCATCAATTTTTTAAATGAAATTTTCCAAACAACAtcttcatatcatcatatcaacatgcatcatcaaactagggttcatcttcacactagatcatatcatcatatcaacatgcatcatcaAAATAGGGTTCATCCTCATATCAACATTACATCataatttttttaacaaaaaaaatatgaactagggttcatcttcacaCTAACATATGAACTATTGATCAGAGTTCATATCCAATATCACTAGTTACTAAAGAACTAAGAACTACAACTACAATCAATCTTAGATGAAAAAAATCCAATCTAAGTTCAAAAACATGAGGGATTTCAAGCAAATAATGCGTCGAATCGGAAGCAAGTTTGCAAAAACTAATTGAAGGGATTAGAGGAGCTTACGTTTCTCTCTTCGgggccatctcgatccgcaaaaaCGATCAACAAACGGTGAAGATCCTAGGGGAGGAGTGGAGGAgatgagagagggagagaggggcgaCTTGAGGGAGAAAAAGAAGAACTGCCGACGAGGGTGAGGGGAGATGGGCAGGGACGCAGGGGTTTCGGGGGAAATAACTGCCCGGACCCTACCGCCAGACACAGGCGGTATGGTTAGACAGGCTACCGCCAGGTGCCCTAGCAGTAGGGTGCGATGGAGGGGGACGGCGGCCGTCTCCGCgcgctgacgtggataagtaccCTACCACCAAGGGCCCTGGCGGTAGgctgtctaaccctaccgccagagccCCTGGCTGTAGGAAAAAAGATCAAATCCCGAAAAAAATTCAAACCAGGgtcaaaattttattttatttatcaaaagggtcaaaacacgaaatttagCCGCACAAGAACGGATCAAAGCTGGGGCCGGCCCTTCACGCCATCATCAACCTCTCAAAAACTCGTGTAAAAACAGGTTCACAAAATAACCGATCTGAAACAACTCCTCAAAATCTGATGCAGAAATTAGCCTTCTATAGAATAGAAGAAACAGCAAATGCTGCAAAGACGAAAAGACTGCTGGTCTGTCGAATGAAATTCTGATATTACCTCGATTCAACATATATAtacttataatcaaaacaaaaaaAGTACTGTACTGTACTCCGATCCGATGGCAAATAAATCAGTGGCAATGGCAGCAAGTTGCGAGGTGCATGATCCGTGGATCAATCAGCCATGCTTGATTTGCTCGCACTGGGCCAACCTGACACGCACAAGACAAGCATTGCACCTCGCAAGCACCTCACTCCACAGCGTCCCCATGCACTGGATGCAGCTGGCTCACTCATCACTCGATTGCCATCGCTCCATCCATCATGTTCATCTAGTGCCACGTCAAAACGGATTATTTTTATTTCGCCAAGCAAACCAATAATGTACTCCAAGAACCTACGTACAGTGAGCTCACACTAGCTATAAATACACACAGACTTCTCCATCTTAGCATCCACCACTCGCCATTGTTTCCAGCACTAGCCAAGCCAAGAAGTAACagagggaggaggaagagaggcCGGCCGGCGAAAGAGAATGAAGGCGACCGCGGGGGCCCTCCTCGCCGTGGTGGCGGCGGTGCTGCTGCGCGGCGTGGCGGCGGCGCCGCCCCGGAAGCCGGTGGACGTGCCGTTCGAGAAGAACTACGTGCCGACGTGGGCGCAGGACCACATCCACTACGTGAACGGCGGGCGGGAGGTGCAGCTGTCCCTGGACAAGACCACCGGCACGGGCTTCCAGACCCGGGGCTCCTACCTCTTCGGCCACTTCAGCATGCACATCAAGCTCGTCGGCGGCGACTCCGCCGGCACCGTCACCGCCTTCTACGTACGCCTCACGTTCATCTCCATCTCGCATTCTCGCCCTTGCGCAGTGCAGCCGTATACCTAAGATGTAATGTAAGTGATGGTTTGCTTCTGGATTGCATTTGCTATTGCAGCTGTCGTCGCAGAACTCGGAGCACGACGAGATCGACTTCGAGTTCTTGGGGAACAGGACGGGGCAGCCGTACATCCTGCAGACCAACGTGTTCTCGGGCGGCAAGGGCGACCGGGAGCAGAGGATCTACCTCTGGTTCGACCCAACCAAGGGCTACCACTCCTACTCCGTCCTCTGGAACCTCTACATGATCGCGTACCTATGCCATCCCCCTTTCGTATTCCTGCTTACTAAGTTACTTTCCCCCTTATTGGTGAAAAATGAGAAAACGAGCTTTAGTTAGTTAATGATGTTTGGAACTGATTTGTTATTACGTGAAAGGCTAATTAATTTTTGACTCTAACTTTAACCACATATTTAATTAATATAAAATGCAACTTAtgtgctcaaaaatgccattttATTCCCATCCAAAAACATTTACAATGATACACTTTAGTATTTTATTATGAGCATATAACTTATACTCCCTCCTTGGAGAGCTAGTCCCATAATACATGATATTTTAAAATCTGTACCGCCCATGCAACATGCATAATATCCGTAAACAACCAGCACAGCACACCTAAGATCGCCGCGCATGTGCAATGGATGCGGGGCGCGTGCATGTCCTGAACAGCAACATGAATACTCCTACCAAAGGTAGAGAGGTCGGTCTGCCCTGGGCCCGCTGCTCCAGGCAAGGCAATTATGCCCCAGCGTACTAGGCAGGCTCATGGGGTGGCGCGTGCAGTCCTACAGTGCACTGCACCGTCCATGCAGAATTTCTGCAAAGTTGAACACCGGACACGATGTCTGACGCGCTGTCTCTCTCATTGCCACGCCACTGTAAAAATGTCCTCgtaaaagaagaaaaagaaatgaATCGAAATTATTAACAGAAAAAGGAAAGGTTGTGACATTAGCATTGGGCATTGGGCATGCAGGTTCTTTGTGGACGACACGCCGATCCGGGTGTTCAAGAACAGCAAGGACCTCGGGGTGCGGTACCCGTTCGACCAGCCCATGAAGCTCTACTCCAGCCTGTGGAACGCGGACGACTGGGCGACCCGGGGCGGGCGGGAGAAGACGGACTGGTCCAAGGCGCCCTTCGTCGCCTCCTACCGGGGCTTCCACGTCGACGGCTGCGAGGCGTCCGCGGAGGCCAAGTTCTGCGCCACCCAGGGCGCCCGCTGGTGGGACCAGCCCGAGTTCCAGGACCTGGACGCCGCGCAGTACCGCCGCCTCGCCTGGGTCAGGAAGGAGCACACCATCTACAACTACTGCACCGACCACGACCGCTACGCCGCCATGGCGCCAGAGTGCAAGCGCGACCGCGACGTCTGAGCCAGCGCGACTGTGCTATCGACGATGATATACTGctactactagtagtaattgttgtGCCGCTGGTCGCGGTGCGGTCGCTGAGACGTAGTAGTACGAGGAATTTGTATCCCTACACTGCATGTGTGTGTATGCTCATGCCTACTTTATTAATATTATTCTGATTGCCCACCCATGATACCAACTAAGTATGCTATAAtcataaaaaaaattaaaaaataggCCAAAGACGTACCATAT
This genomic window from Aegilops tauschii subsp. strangulata cultivar AL8/78 chromosome 4, Aet v6.0, whole genome shotgun sequence contains:
- the LOC109756447 gene encoding probable xyloglucan endotransglucosylase/hydrolase; translated protein: MKATAGALLAVVAAVLLRGVAAAPPRKPVDVPFEKNYVPTWAQDHIHYVNGGREVQLSLDKTTGTGFQTRGSYLFGHFSMHIKLVGGDSAGTVTAFYLSSQNSEHDEIDFEFLGNRTGQPYILQTNVFSGGKGDREQRIYLWFDPTKGYHSYSVLWNLYMIAFFVDDTPIRVFKNSKDLGVRYPFDQPMKLYSSLWNADDWATRGGREKTDWSKAPFVASYRGFHVDGCEASAEAKFCATQGARWWDQPEFQDLDAAQYRRLAWVRKEHTIYNYCTDHDRYAAMAPECKRDRDV